CGAGTGAAAAATCACATTCAAGTCTTGCGACTACGGTATGTAAGAATATAGAAATAAGTGGATTATGTCAAGATATGAGCATTGTTTTTATTAGATTTTCATAATTTTTCTTGAAAGCATGAAATAGTATGATAAAATAAAATAATGGAGTTAAACAAAAAGTTAATTGCAAAAATGACAGCAATATACGGTCTTATTGTTGTTGTTTCCAATATGATTGCAGTTCTGGTTCCTCAGTTTATTTCTATTCCAGTTTTTGATGAAGACAATATTGAAAAGTGGGAAAGCTTTTTAAGACAGAATAATCTTTCTATGATTGCAATGCTGTTCGCATTTCTAATACCTGCTTTCGTTTGTATAATTTATGCTAAACGTATTTTTAAAACCGATGAAAAAATAGTTAAAAATATAGCTGAAATTCCATCTGTTTTTTCTCTTTCATCAGTTATAGGATGGAATGTTTACTAATTAATTGAAATTCCATTTGTTCTTTATGCAAAATCATATTTTGGGATTCATATAAAAGCGATTCTTATTTCCAGCTGGGGATTTGCTCTTTTTTCGGGAATGACAGCCTGGACTTTATGCTATCTTCCTATTGAAATATTGAATCGAACAGTTCTTCTTCCAAAGGTCTTTCCCGAAGGTCATATTTCAAGACAGAACTTTTCTGTACGTCCTTCTTTTAAGCATCTTATGCTTTACTGTTTTATGGTCTCTTCTGTTTTTCCTGTTATTATTCTGCTTTCAAGCCTAATATCAGTTCAGATAAATAATGGACTTGCAATTAACAGGGGTGTTATTTTTGTTTCAGTACTGCTTTTAATAATTGCTTTTACAATAACAATAAGCCTTTCAAACCTGATATTGAATCCACTGAAAAATTTGACTGAAGCATCAAAAAGAATTCAAAGCGGAGATTATAAAACAAGGGTAGGGATTGTTACTGCAGATGAGTTAGGGCTTCTTGCAGACAGTTTTAATGACATGTCGGACTCCCTTGCAGAAAAAGAGTTTATGCGGGATACCTTCGGTAAGGTTGTTGATCCTGAAGTCCGGGATTATCTGATGGGGAATGGAAAAGAATCTCTGGGAACAACGCTTGGAGGTGAAACCCGCGAAGTAACAGTTCTGTTTTGTGATATAAGAAGCTTTACTGCTATGAGTGAAAAAATGGAAGCGTCTGCAGTAGTACAGCTTTTGAATAAATATTTTACTGCGTTTGGAAAATGTATTACAGCTCATCATGGAATCATAAATAAATATATTGGTGATGCAATTATGGCAATTTTCGGAGCTCCTGTTAGTTCAAATAACAGTGCAAAAGATGCCCTTGATGCTGCTTTAGATATGAGAAAAGCTCTTGTTGAAGTGAATAAGGATTTTGAAGCAGAGGGCCTTCCTCAGCTAAAGTTTGGTATTGGAATTCATACTGGTCCTGTTTTTGCAGGAACAATAGGAGCAGCTAATCGTATGGAATATACTGTAATTGGGGATACTGTAAACACTGCCAGTCGGCTCGAATCTCTTTGTAAAACCTATACGACTGATTTGCTGCTTTCAGAAGCGTCTGCAGAAAGAATTGATGAAAATAATGAACTTGATTTTATTGCAGATGCTCAAATCCGCGGAAAAACTGATACAATGAAGCTTTATACAGTTAGAAAAAAATAATAAAAAAAATTAAAAAAATTGTTAAAAAATGCACTAAAGCACTTGATTAAAAGTTATGTTTCATGTATATTCATTATCACTAAGTCACTTACGACTTCGGGCCATTAGCTCAGCTGGTAGAGCAACAGACTCTTAATCTGTGGGTCGCAGGTTCGATCCCTGCATGGCTCATTAAAGCTTCTTGCCAAAAACAAGGAGCTTTTTTTT
The Treponema bryantii DNA segment above includes these coding regions:
- a CDS encoding adenylate/guanylate cyclase domain-containing protein, whose protein sequence is MTAWTLCYLPIEILNRTVLLPKVFPEGHISRQNFSVRPSFKHLMLYCFMVSSVFPVIILLSSLISVQINNGLAINRGVIFVSVLLLIIAFTITISLSNLILNPLKNLTEASKRIQSGDYKTRVGIVTADELGLLADSFNDMSDSLAEKEFMRDTFGKVVDPEVRDYLMGNGKESLGTTLGGETREVTVLFCDIRSFTAMSEKMEASAVVQLLNKYFTAFGKCITAHHGIINKYIGDAIMAIFGAPVSSNNSAKDALDAALDMRKALVEVNKDFEAEGLPQLKFGIGIHTGPVFAGTIGAANRMEYTVIGDTVNTASRLESLCKTYTTDLLLSEASAERIDENNELDFIADAQIRGKTDTMKLYTVRKK